A part of Bacillus rossius redtenbacheri isolate Brsri chromosome 1, Brsri_v3, whole genome shotgun sequence genomic DNA contains:
- the LOC134546152 gene encoding piggyBac transposable element-derived protein 4-like → MADRKRLYDPSKQEDYTKLLELLAADSESEDENPNSQSDSDEDVECNESNSDNENEDVSVDINTWFRVSKETPVHLNLCSGDSFDLTIVSDPVNFSSQYSAFTQFMPRSVFVHVADQTNLYAQQFLDKTHDFSPRSRYAKWKDCTTEDIEAMVAMEIGMGMCRKPSLKDYFSETSWLLRTPNFGEVMSRDKYFLLRSFVHFNNNANFVKKGLPEYDPLFKIRPIIEMTKETYLQHVQPGKCVSVDETMLKFTGRLWFKQYLPSKPSTKWGIKLWSLCDSKTGFLCKFDTYVGKGSGVKTGETLGEHVVKNLLRGFEKSN, encoded by the coding sequence ATGGCAGACCGTAAACGTTTATATGATCCATCAAAACAAGAAGATTATACAAAATTACTGGAACTTTTAGCTGCAGATTCAGAATCTGAAGATGAAAACCCTAACAGTCAAagtgatagtgatgaagacgTAGAGTGCAACGAGTCGAACTCTGACAACGAAAATGAAGATGTGTCTGTAGATATAAATACCTGGTTCCGGGTGAGTAAAGAAACTCCAGTgcatttgaatttgtgtagtgGTGATTCATTCGACTTGACTATTGTAAGTGACCCTGTAAATTTTAGTAGCCAATATAGTGCCTTTACACAATTTATGCCAAGATCTGTGTTTGTCCATGTAGCTGATCAAACAAATTTGTATGCACAACAGTTTTTGGACAAAACGCATGATTTTTCACCACGATCGAGGTATGCTAAATGGAAAGACTGTACAACTGAGGACATCGAAGCAATGGTAGCTATGGAGATAGGGATGGGCATGTGTCGAAAACCATCTCTAAAAGATTACTTCTCAGAAACAAGCTGGCTTCTTCGAACGCCAAATTTTGGAGAAGTTATGTCCAGAGATAAGTATTTTCTGTTGCGGTCTTTTGTACATTTCAACAACAATGCAAACTTTGTGAAGAAAGGGTTGCCCGAGTACGATCCATTGTTCAAAATTCGGCCAATAATAGAAATGACAAAAGAAACTTATTTACAACATGTTCAACCAGGGAAGTGTGTTTCAGTTGATGAAACAATGTTGAAGTTCACTGGCCGTCTATGGTTCAAACAATATTTACCTTCTAAACCATCAACAAAGTGGGGAATAAAACTGTGGTCACTGTGTGATAGCAAAACAGGTTTTTTATGTAAGTTCGACACATATGTAGGCAAAGGCAGTGGTGTGAAAACAGGCGAAACACTAGGTGAGCATGTTGTAAAAAATCTATTGAGAGGATTTGAAAAGAGCAATTGA